The Streptomyces aurantiacus genome includes a region encoding these proteins:
- a CDS encoding amphi-Trp domain-containing protein — protein sequence MTDLKFEQKRSLSRTEAADQLTALADALRKGGDVDLEFGHGTLSLKIPDDLRSEIEIEVDDGEIELEIEFTWPSRAARKAPARSAAAASTTGAPKRRSTPAKRGQTGAGTAKNKRVKRAATKAS from the coding sequence ATGACGGACCTCAAGTTCGAGCAGAAGCGTTCGCTGTCGCGCACGGAGGCGGCGGACCAGCTCACCGCGCTCGCGGACGCCCTGCGCAAGGGCGGGGACGTCGACCTGGAATTCGGGCACGGGACACTGAGCCTGAAGATCCCCGACGATCTCCGCAGCGAGATCGAGATCGAGGTCGACGACGGAGAGATCGAGCTCGAAATCGAGTTCACCTGGCCGAGCAGGGCGGCCCGGAAGGCGCCCGCGCGCTCTGCCGCAGCCGCCTCCACCACCGGTGCGCCGAAGCGCAGGAGCACGCCCGCCAAGCGGGGTCAGACCGGCGCGGGCACTGCCAAGAACAAGCGCGTCAAACGGGCCGCCACGAAAGCGTCCTGA
- a CDS encoding GNAT family N-acetyltransferase, producing the protein MTELGPVAWPPAPIRTERLVLRESEARDRAAFIELLASPEVHTYLGGPRPRDELEREIPGAPERWPGSFVVDLDGAMIGQILLRRATRDSRPAAAGKADLGHLFLPRAWGCGYAAEACAAALDWFDGVLPGEEVMLTTQTANVGSMRLASKLGFTEVERFQAWDAEQWLGLRSPIRPE; encoded by the coding sequence ATGACTGAGCTCGGACCTGTTGCCTGGCCCCCTGCCCCGATCAGGACCGAGAGGCTCGTACTCCGTGAGTCCGAGGCCCGGGACCGCGCGGCATTCATCGAGTTGCTGGCGTCGCCAGAAGTGCACACCTACCTCGGCGGTCCCCGGCCGCGTGACGAGCTTGAGCGCGAGATTCCCGGGGCGCCCGAGCGGTGGCCCGGGAGTTTCGTCGTTGATCTCGACGGGGCGATGATCGGCCAGATCCTGCTCAGGAGAGCAACGAGGGACAGTCGCCCGGCTGCCGCGGGGAAGGCCGATCTCGGTCACCTGTTCCTGCCACGGGCGTGGGGATGCGGGTACGCCGCCGAGGCGTGCGCGGCGGCACTCGACTGGTTCGACGGCGTCCTTCCCGGCGAGGAGGTAATGCTCACCACCCAGACCGCCAACGTCGGCTCAATGCGCCTCGCGTCAAAGCTGGGGTTCACCGAGGTAGAGCGTTTCCAGGCCTGGGACGCCGAGCAGTGGCTCGGGCTGCGGTCCCCGATCAGGCCTGAGTGA
- a CDS encoding carboxymuconolactone decarboxylase family protein produces MEPRFNLFDSPTAAKVAKRFYNTSLALEGSTLPKPLRELVQLRVGQINGCGLCVDAHTKEATAAGETAVRLSLVAAWRHSTVFTEAERAALRLTEEGTRLGDHGVSDETWAEVRKHYDDDQVGALVCLVSLINAATRMNVIVHNPGGSYEPGMFASAAN; encoded by the coding sequence ATGGAACCCCGTTTCAACCTGTTCGACAGCCCGACGGCCGCGAAGGTCGCCAAGCGGTTCTACAACACCTCGTTGGCCCTGGAAGGGTCCACGCTTCCGAAGCCCCTGCGGGAACTGGTGCAGTTGCGGGTCGGCCAGATCAACGGCTGCGGCCTCTGCGTCGACGCCCACACCAAGGAGGCCACGGCCGCCGGTGAAACCGCAGTCCGGCTCAGCCTCGTCGCCGCCTGGCGGCACAGCACCGTGTTCACCGAGGCCGAACGGGCTGCGCTGCGGCTCACCGAGGAGGGCACCCGACTCGGCGACCACGGCGTGTCCGACGAGACCTGGGCAGAGGTACGCAAGCACTACGACGACGACCAGGTCGGTGCGCTGGTATGTCTGGTCTCCCTGATCAACGCGGCCACCCGGATGAACGTGATCGTGCACAATCCGGGGGGTTCGTACGAGCCCGGCATGTTCGCCAGTGCGGCGAACTGA
- a CDS encoding toxin-antitoxin system HicB family antitoxin, with product MDLAPYVEALRRELAVAAEAGGDDARELAERLTAPLESAARLTLLNVLSAAMGEVTRDLAPGSVDVRLRGIEPDFVVTLPSRGDGGEERGGYAESLRVPVAAPAAGEGEEGGTARVNLRLPAHLKSRAEEAAAGEGLSVNAWLVRAVSAAVDGGGRSRAADQVHAAGQSVTGWVR from the coding sequence ATGGATCTTGCGCCGTATGTGGAAGCTCTCCGCCGGGAACTTGCGGTGGCCGCCGAGGCCGGTGGGGATGATGCTCGTGAGCTGGCGGAGCGGCTGACGGCTCCTTTGGAGTCGGCAGCCCGGCTGACGTTGCTGAACGTGCTGTCCGCCGCGATGGGCGAGGTCACCCGTGATCTGGCACCCGGTTCGGTTGATGTGCGGCTGCGAGGGATCGAACCCGATTTCGTGGTGACGCTGCCGTCTCGCGGTGATGGCGGTGAGGAGCGGGGCGGGTACGCCGAATCGCTCCGGGTGCCGGTTGCTGCTCCTGCAGCGGGTGAGGGTGAGGAGGGCGGCACTGCCCGCGTCAATCTGCGTCTGCCGGCGCATCTCAAGTCTCGTGCCGAGGAGGCCGCAGCCGGTGAGGGCTTGTCGGTGAACGCGTGGCTGGTGAGAGCGGTGTCGGCGGCAGTCGATGGGGGCGGCCGGTCCCGTGCGGCGGACCAGGTCCACGCTGCCGGGCAGAGCGTTACGGGCTGGGTGCGGTAG
- a CDS encoding MFS transporter: MSERTPEPGPRTPSRAGLKVLAPLALAQFICSFAGSNMNVMINDISEDLDTTVQGVQIVITIFLLVMAALMIPGGKLTDILGRKRCFLIGLTVYGTGAVLSAVSPGLGVLILGNSVLQGIGTALLIPPVYILTTLLFTSLDSRARAFGTVMAAGGVGAPAGPLIGGLVTAAISWRAAFVLQALVVALIIILSRSLDDPLPPDAKRHFDVRGAVLSAAGLVLIVAGILAADDNLWLMAALLAAGTLVLAAFLRWVRAEERAGREPLLSTGLLRNRTSNLGLITQNVQWLLLMGTSFTVAAFLQTVRGYDAVETGVIFTAATLGLLVTSLAAARLAARWSQRSLIMAGFVLAVTGIGVLIALVSSSAGPWAFAPGLLLIGLGLGVMLTPSVNVVQSAFPEARQGEISGLSRGVSNLGSSFGTAIAGTILVAGLSQGAYAAAMGFLAAIGLGGLVAAARLPSTLPPPAAPAGPAPTRRRGNTEERAKGDADRRPGPPRPSSP, from the coding sequence ATGAGCGAACGGACACCCGAGCCCGGCCCCCGCACCCCTTCGCGCGCCGGCCTGAAGGTTCTGGCCCCGCTCGCCCTCGCGCAGTTCATCTGCAGCTTCGCCGGGTCGAACATGAACGTGATGATCAACGACATCAGTGAGGACCTCGACACGACCGTCCAGGGCGTCCAGATCGTCATCACGATCTTCCTGCTCGTCATGGCCGCGCTGATGATTCCCGGTGGCAAGCTGACCGACATCCTCGGCCGCAAACGCTGCTTCCTCATCGGCCTCACCGTGTACGGGACCGGTGCCGTGCTCAGCGCGGTGTCGCCCGGGCTCGGAGTGCTGATCCTCGGCAACTCCGTCCTCCAGGGCATCGGCACCGCCCTGCTGATTCCGCCGGTCTACATCCTCACCACCCTGCTCTTCACCAGCCTCGACTCGCGCGCCCGCGCCTTCGGCACTGTCATGGCCGCCGGGGGCGTCGGCGCGCCAGCGGGCCCGCTCATCGGCGGTCTCGTCACCGCGGCGATCAGCTGGCGTGCTGCCTTCGTCCTCCAGGCCCTGGTGGTCGCACTGATCATCATCCTGAGCCGCTCGCTCGACGACCCGCTCCCGCCCGACGCGAAGCGGCATTTCGACGTCCGCGGAGCCGTGCTCTCCGCCGCGGGTCTTGTACTGATCGTCGCCGGCATCCTCGCCGCCGACGACAACCTGTGGTTGATGGCTGCTCTGCTGGCGGCCGGAACCCTCGTCCTGGCGGCGTTTCTGCGCTGGGTGCGCGCTGAGGAGAGGGCTGGACGAGAGCCGCTGCTGTCGACGGGCCTGCTCCGCAACCGCACGTCCAACCTCGGCCTGATCACCCAGAACGTCCAGTGGCTGCTGCTGATGGGCACGTCGTTCACTGTCGCGGCGTTCCTGCAGACCGTCCGGGGCTACGACGCCGTCGAAACCGGCGTGATCTTCACAGCGGCCACCCTGGGCCTGCTCGTTACGTCTCTGGCGGCCGCGCGCCTGGCCGCGCGGTGGTCCCAGCGCTCGCTGATCATGGCCGGATTCGTACTGGCCGTCACCGGGATCGGCGTCCTCATCGCCCTTGTCTCCAGCTCCGCCGGACCGTGGGCCTTCGCCCCCGGCCTCCTGCTGATCGGACTCGGTCTCGGCGTGATGCTGACCCCCTCGGTCAATGTCGTCCAGTCCGCGTTCCCCGAAGCGCGCCAGGGCGAGATCTCCGGGCTCTCCCGCGGCGTCTCCAACCTCGGCTCCTCCTTCGGCACCGCGATAGCCGGCACCATCCTCGTCGCCGGTCTGTCGCAGGGCGCCTACGCCGCCGCGATGGGCTTCCTGGCTGCCATCGGACTCGGTGGCCTGGTGGCCGCGGCCCGTCTGCCCTCCACGCTTCCCCCGCCCGCAGCACCCGCCGGTCCTGCCCCGACCCGGCGCCGGGGCAACACCGAGGAGCGTGCGAAGGGAGACGCCGACCGACGCCCGGGCCCGCCGAGACCGTCGTCGCCGTAG
- a CDS encoding DUF2252 domain-containing protein, producing the protein MSKIVATAMRAAPQATPEERTALGRKSRRRSPRSSHAVHQLSSRRRDPLAILEAQSATRLPELVPIRYARMLESPFRFYRGAAAIMASDLADSPSSGLTVQLCGDAHMLNFRLLASPERQLVFDINDFDETLPGPWEWDVKRLATSLAIAGRANGFDDAERARVVSSTVRSYREAMIRFADMRNLDVWYAKIDESLLETLAADRLHKRGRKNLFRAMDKARTRDSLQAFDKLTRTTKHGPRIAADPPLLVPAADLLPDVARTALERQFQSLLERYARTLASDRRSLLADYRLVDIARKVVGVGSVGTRCWIFLLLGRDSGDPLFLQAKEAGASVLSSHVGPSRFSNQGQRVVAGQRLMQASSDIFLGWERVDGIDGKRRDFYLRQLRDWKGIAVPERMRPKDMKAFGQLCGVTLARAHARSGDRIAIAAYLGSGAVFDRALAAFAEAYADQNERDHQTLVDAVRSGRLPAQDLNEA; encoded by the coding sequence ATGTCCAAGATCGTGGCCACAGCGATGCGTGCGGCACCTCAGGCAACGCCTGAGGAACGTACAGCCCTGGGCAGGAAGTCGCGGCGCCGGTCACCACGGTCGTCCCACGCCGTCCACCAGCTCTCCTCCCGTCGGCGGGATCCACTGGCCATCCTGGAAGCCCAGTCCGCTACGAGGCTCCCCGAGCTCGTTCCGATCCGGTACGCCCGGATGCTGGAGTCCCCGTTCCGCTTCTACCGGGGCGCCGCCGCGATCATGGCGTCCGATCTCGCCGACAGTCCCTCCTCGGGGCTCACGGTTCAGCTGTGCGGGGATGCCCACATGCTGAACTTCCGTCTGCTCGCCTCGCCGGAACGCCAGTTGGTGTTCGACATCAACGACTTCGACGAGACGCTGCCGGGCCCCTGGGAATGGGACGTCAAGCGGCTCGCGACGAGTCTCGCCATCGCGGGCCGGGCGAACGGCTTCGACGACGCCGAGCGCGCCCGCGTCGTCAGCTCCACGGTCCGTTCGTACCGCGAAGCAATGATCCGCTTCGCAGACATGCGCAACCTCGACGTCTGGTACGCGAAGATCGACGAGAGCCTCCTCGAGACACTGGCCGCCGACCGCCTCCACAAGCGCGGCCGGAAGAACCTGTTTCGCGCCATGGACAAGGCGCGCACCCGCGACAGCCTGCAAGCCTTCGACAAACTCACCCGGACGACCAAGCACGGGCCCCGCATCGCGGCCGACCCGCCCTTGCTCGTCCCGGCGGCCGACCTGTTGCCGGATGTCGCGCGCACCGCACTGGAGCGCCAGTTCCAGAGCCTGCTCGAACGCTATGCTCGTACGCTCGCATCCGATCGGCGCTCGCTTCTGGCGGATTACCGCCTGGTCGACATCGCCCGGAAGGTCGTCGGAGTGGGCAGTGTCGGCACCCGCTGCTGGATCTTCCTCCTCCTCGGCAGGGACAGCGGAGACCCCCTCTTCCTCCAGGCGAAGGAGGCCGGTGCCTCCGTGCTGTCCTCGCACGTCGGCCCGAGCCGGTTCTCCAACCAGGGGCAGCGGGTCGTCGCCGGCCAGCGGCTGATGCAGGCCTCGAGCGACATCTTCCTCGGCTGGGAACGAGTCGACGGGATCGACGGCAAGCGCCGCGACTTCTATCTCCGCCAGCTGCGCGACTGGAAGGGCATCGCCGTGCCCGAGAGGATGCGGCCGAAGGACATGAAGGCATTCGGCCAGCTGTGCGGGGTCACCCTGGCCCGCGCGCACGCACGCTCCGGCGACCGGATCGCGATCGCCGCCTATCTGGGCAGCGGCGCGGTGTTCGACCGAGCCCTCGCCGCGTTCGCCGAGGCCTACGCCGACCAGAACGAGCGCGACCATCAGACTCTCGTCGACGCGGTGCGCTCGGGGCGGCTGCCCGCGCAGGACCTCAACGAAGCCTGA
- a CDS encoding glycoside hydrolase family 15 protein, with protein MNSYPPIADHGIVGDLQTAALIAADGTVDWWCAPRFDSPSMFASLLDSERGGHCRLTVDVGENVTVRQLYMPDTAVLVTRYMAPDGVGEVVDFMEPDPSTTPSARHRLVRVARVVRGSLPFELECRPRFDYGRAEHSLDRLDDGSVVFCGPDTDLHLQATAPVALDAGGKDVSAHFTLRAGEQAAIVLTSHSADAAARGRDPGVPRPDVDTVTASFDACRAFWLNWLRSCRYRGRWHDMVIRSAITLKLLTYAPTGAPIAAATMGLPEQIGGERNWDYRYTWIRDASLSVRALIDLGFTAEAQAFRRWLRDRLDAGATASGEPLQIMYRIDGEPHLTEEILDHLEGYRNSAPVRAGNAAADQIQLDIYGEAAYAIAQAKDIGGIRGWKALAKLLDWLSDHWDRPDEGIWETRGGGHDFTYSRLMTWVAFDRGVKLATAHARPADLGRWSAARDAVFDQIVDRGWSDKRRAFVQHYDSDVLDASLLLMPRVGFLAPDDPDWLTTLDAMDEELVSDSLVYRYDPEASPDGLKGSEGTFNLCSFLYVQALARAGRIDRARYAFDKMLTYANHVGLFAEEIGPSGEQLGNFPQAFTHLALIDAAIALDEELDRAEPRAC; from the coding sequence ATGAACAGTTACCCTCCGATCGCCGACCATGGGATCGTCGGTGACCTGCAGACCGCGGCACTGATCGCCGCCGACGGCACGGTCGACTGGTGGTGCGCCCCGCGATTCGACTCGCCCAGCATGTTCGCCTCCCTCCTGGACAGCGAGCGAGGCGGTCACTGCCGTCTGACGGTCGACGTCGGCGAGAACGTCACCGTCCGCCAGCTCTACATGCCCGACACCGCCGTCCTGGTGACCCGCTACATGGCGCCCGACGGTGTCGGGGAAGTCGTCGACTTCATGGAGCCGGACCCCTCCACGACCCCGTCCGCCCGGCACCGCCTGGTCCGGGTCGCCCGCGTGGTGCGCGGCAGCCTGCCGTTCGAACTCGAATGCCGGCCGCGCTTCGACTACGGCCGCGCCGAGCACTCTCTCGACCGGCTCGACGACGGATCCGTCGTCTTCTGCGGCCCCGACACCGACCTGCACCTGCAGGCCACCGCCCCCGTCGCTCTCGACGCGGGCGGCAAGGACGTCAGCGCGCACTTCACCCTCCGCGCCGGTGAACAGGCCGCGATCGTCCTCACCAGCCACAGCGCGGACGCCGCCGCTCGTGGTCGCGACCCCGGCGTCCCCCGTCCCGACGTCGACACGGTCACCGCATCCTTCGACGCCTGTCGCGCCTTCTGGCTGAACTGGCTGCGCTCATGCCGCTACCGCGGCCGCTGGCACGACATGGTCATCCGCTCCGCGATCACCCTCAAACTCCTCACCTACGCCCCCACCGGCGCACCGATCGCCGCCGCCACCATGGGCCTGCCCGAACAGATCGGCGGCGAACGCAACTGGGACTACCGCTACACCTGGATCCGCGACGCCTCCCTGTCCGTCCGAGCGCTGATCGACCTCGGCTTCACCGCCGAGGCCCAGGCATTCCGTCGCTGGCTGCGCGATCGCCTCGACGCCGGGGCCACAGCCTCCGGGGAACCACTGCAGATCATGTACCGCATCGACGGCGAACCCCACCTGACGGAGGAGATCCTCGACCACCTCGAGGGATACCGGAACTCCGCACCCGTCCGGGCGGGGAACGCGGCGGCCGACCAGATCCAGCTCGACATCTACGGTGAGGCCGCCTACGCCATCGCCCAGGCGAAGGACATCGGTGGCATACGCGGCTGGAAGGCCCTCGCGAAGCTCCTTGACTGGCTCAGCGACCACTGGGACCGTCCCGACGAGGGAATCTGGGAGACCCGCGGCGGCGGCCACGACTTCACCTACAGCCGTCTCATGACCTGGGTGGCCTTCGACCGGGGCGTCAAGCTCGCCACCGCCCACGCCCGCCCGGCCGATCTCGGCCGCTGGTCCGCGGCGCGCGACGCCGTCTTCGACCAGATCGTCGACCGCGGCTGGAGCGACAAGCGCCGCGCCTTCGTCCAGCACTACGACTCCGACGTGCTCGACGCCTCTCTGCTGCTCATGCCCCGCGTGGGATTCCTCGCCCCGGACGACCCGGACTGGCTCACCACGCTCGACGCCATGGACGAGGAACTCGTCAGCGACAGCCTGGTCTACCGCTACGACCCGGAAGCCTCGCCCGACGGGCTGAAGGGCTCCGAGGGCACCTTCAACCTCTGCAGCTTCCTCTATGTCCAGGCCCTCGCCCGGGCCGGCCGCATAGACCGGGCGCGCTACGCCTTCGACAAGATGCTCACCTACGCCAACCACGTCGGTCTCTTCGCCGAGGAGATCGGGCCCTCCGGCGAGCAGCTCGGCAATTTCCCCCAGGCATTCACTCATCTGGCCCTCATCGACGCGGCCATCGCCCTCGACGAGGAACTCGACCGGGCAGAACCACGGGCCTGCTGA
- a CDS encoding SHOCT domain-containing protein produces the protein MSAPVNLAYDYPMLSIFWSMLLFFLWILWIMLLFRVVTDIFRDDAMNGWAKAGWLALTLFLPYLGVLVYVIARGKNMGRREIAKAREQQDAFHAYVREAAGDGRRSSVDELAKLSEIRAVGDITDEEFRRAKELVLSGRAPTGNAGATSTAAMNGDR, from the coding sequence ATGAGCGCACCCGTGAACCTGGCGTACGACTACCCGATGCTGAGCATCTTCTGGAGCATGCTCCTGTTCTTCCTGTGGATCCTGTGGATCATGCTGCTCTTCCGCGTGGTCACCGACATCTTCCGTGACGACGCGATGAACGGATGGGCGAAGGCAGGCTGGCTGGCACTGACCCTCTTCCTGCCCTACCTGGGCGTACTGGTCTACGTCATCGCCCGGGGCAAGAACATGGGCCGCCGGGAGATCGCAAAGGCCCGGGAGCAGCAGGACGCGTTCCATGCCTATGTGAGGGAGGCCGCCGGAGACGGCCGCCGCAGCAGCGTCGACGAGCTCGCCAAGCTGTCCGAGATCCGAGCCGTCGGCGACATCACGGACGAGGAGTTCCGCAGGGCCAAGGAGCTGGTCCTGAGCGGCCGGGCCCCGACCGGGAACGCAGGCGCCACCAGTACGGCAGCCATGAACGGCGACCGCTGA
- a CDS encoding DUF4097 family beta strand repeat-containing protein, with protein MPSFDTPEPISATVHVEAGAVRFIAGDRPETVVEVRPRDPKKEPDVRAADQCEVTCAGGALAVRTSAQRFRVGRAGAVEVTVELPTGSRIDMSGGGVQVVGEGRLGEVRVKTSSGDVRLETTARLQVTASHGSVTVDRIEGTAEITTSTGSLRVGLVEGPAVLKNSHGTTTVGTAAGELRVSGAAGDISIGHAEGSVTATTAHGALRVDEAVRGIVRLETAHGAIDVGIREGTAAYLDVSSSSGQVRNTLTMSKSPDSSEETVEVRARTRHGNIDIRRVQV; from the coding sequence ATGCCTTCTTTCGATACTCCCGAACCGATTTCAGCCACCGTGCATGTGGAGGCCGGTGCCGTCCGGTTCATCGCGGGTGACCGCCCTGAGACGGTGGTCGAGGTGCGGCCCCGCGATCCGAAGAAGGAGCCGGATGTCCGGGCGGCCGACCAGTGTGAGGTCACCTGTGCGGGCGGCGCGCTGGCTGTCAGGACGTCCGCCCAGCGTTTTCGCGTGGGCCGTGCCGGCGCTGTGGAGGTGACGGTCGAACTGCCCACGGGCTCGAGGATCGACATGAGTGGCGGTGGGGTCCAGGTGGTGGGTGAGGGCCGGCTCGGTGAGGTCCGGGTGAAGACCTCGTCGGGTGACGTGCGCCTGGAGACGACCGCTCGACTGCAGGTGACTGCGTCGCACGGCTCGGTGACCGTGGACCGTATCGAGGGCACGGCAGAGATCACCACCAGTACCGGCAGTCTGCGCGTGGGCCTGGTGGAGGGCCCCGCCGTGCTGAAGAACTCGCACGGCACGACGACGGTCGGCACCGCGGCCGGAGAACTGCGGGTGAGCGGCGCCGCCGGTGACATCAGCATCGGTCATGCGGAGGGCTCGGTGACTGCCACCACCGCCCACGGGGCCCTGCGGGTGGACGAGGCGGTCCGCGGCATCGTCCGGTTGGAAACCGCCCACGGCGCCATCGATGTCGGCATCCGCGAGGGCACGGCCGCGTATCTCGACGTCAGTTCGAGTTCCGGCCAGGTACGCAACACCCTCACCATGTCGAAGAGTCCGGACAGCAGCGAGGAGACCGTGGAGGTCCGCGCCCGTACCCGGCACGGCAACATCGACATCCGACGCGTCCAGGTCTGA
- a CDS encoding RNA polymerase sigma-70 factor, producing MSDRATDTSEPICRGDLMDRVTRVFVAHRNLLFTVAYEMLGSAADAEDVLQETWLRWAGVDIDAVRDQRAYLVRITTRQALSHLRTLGRRKESYLGPWLPEPLLTAPDVAEDVELADSVSMAVLLVLETLAPTERAVFVLREVFGLAHDEISEAVGKSPAAVRQIAHRARTHVAERRPHGVASAAETRRTVEAFQRAVETGDLQRLLDVLAPDVVLLTDGGGVVQAALAPVLGAAQVAHVLGRIAGAMSLQPTQVNGDLALIVRLGGDIDGGIDTVLAMRIEDGLITGLYAVRNPEKLSRLDQETTLRR from the coding sequence ATGAGCGACCGTGCAACGGACACATCCGAACCGATCTGTCGTGGCGATCTCATGGACAGGGTCACCCGGGTGTTCGTCGCCCACCGCAATCTGCTGTTCACCGTCGCCTACGAAATGCTCGGCTCGGCCGCCGACGCCGAGGATGTCCTGCAGGAGACCTGGCTGCGATGGGCGGGCGTCGATATCGACGCTGTGCGGGATCAGCGTGCGTATCTGGTCCGGATCACCACCCGGCAGGCTTTGAGTCATCTGCGCACGCTCGGTCGACGTAAAGAGTCCTACCTCGGCCCCTGGCTGCCTGAACCGCTACTGACCGCGCCCGACGTGGCCGAGGACGTCGAGTTGGCCGACAGCGTCTCGATGGCGGTGCTGCTGGTGCTGGAGACCCTCGCCCCGACGGAGCGAGCGGTCTTCGTACTGCGCGAGGTGTTCGGCCTGGCCCACGACGAGATCTCCGAAGCTGTCGGCAAGAGCCCCGCCGCGGTCCGCCAGATCGCCCACCGGGCACGGACCCACGTCGCCGAGCGCAGACCACACGGGGTCGCATCCGCTGCCGAGACCCGCCGCACCGTCGAGGCGTTCCAACGGGCGGTCGAAACGGGCGACCTGCAGCGCCTGCTCGACGTCCTCGCGCCGGACGTCGTCCTGCTGACCGACGGAGGCGGAGTCGTGCAGGCCGCACTGGCGCCCGTCTTGGGGGCCGCCCAAGTGGCCCACGTGCTGGGCAGGATCGCCGGCGCGATGTCGCTTCAGCCGACGCAGGTCAACGGCGACCTGGCGCTGATCGTCCGACTGGGCGGTGACATCGACGGTGGCATCGACACCGTTCTGGCGATGCGCATCGAAGACGGCCTCATCACCGGGCTCTACGCCGTGCGCAACCCCGAGAAGCTGTCGCGTCTGGACCAGGAGACCACGCTGCGCCGCTGA
- a CDS encoding SMI1/KNR4 family protein — MTIDGSWSMIESWLSEHAPGTYASLPPAADSDTVRAAERRCGPVFPEEVVASLRRHDGSGEFLLPGNYRLSGAAEIAKGYAWWTGSQQRDVPEELRYWRSSWLPLAHDGAGGSLFVEMARGDRRGCIGTHAHGDGGQFVDLPHYASLRALLNWAAQALSDGSAADVLDYVLVTDEQGSFSWQDADAEEDGAPVSWDMAALEHRYGEL; from the coding sequence ATGACGATTGACGGCTCGTGGTCGATGATCGAGAGCTGGTTGTCCGAGCACGCACCGGGCACGTACGCCTCGTTGCCCCCTGCCGCGGACTCCGACACGGTACGCGCGGCGGAACGCCGGTGCGGGCCCGTGTTTCCCGAGGAGGTGGTGGCATCCCTGCGCCGCCATGACGGTTCCGGAGAGTTCCTGCTACCCGGCAACTACCGCTTGTCCGGCGCAGCCGAGATCGCCAAGGGCTACGCGTGGTGGACGGGGTCGCAGCAGCGGGATGTTCCCGAGGAACTGCGCTATTGGCGTTCATCCTGGTTGCCTCTCGCCCACGATGGTGCAGGGGGTTCCCTCTTCGTCGAGATGGCACGGGGCGACCGGCGCGGGTGCATCGGTACGCATGCCCACGGGGATGGTGGACAGTTCGTCGACCTCCCCCACTACGCCTCGCTGCGAGCCCTGCTCAACTGGGCCGCGCAGGCCCTGTCCGACGGCTCTGCCGCGGATGTCCTGGACTACGTGCTCGTCACGGACGAACAAGGGTCCTTCTCCTGGCAGGACGCGGACGCAGAAGAGGACGGCGCGCCGGTGAGCTGGGACATGGCAGCCCTGGAGCACCGATACGGCGAGCTCTGA
- a CDS encoding STAS domain-containing protein: MTDNQKTDRSDRLAVDCAVVDGIRVVTVRGEIDQDVKDALGRALTSKEGAVPPLRVVADLSGVTFMDSSGINVFVAAHRHVRDVQGWLRIAGAQEPVMRVLQIVGLDSVVACHPTTEQALNA, translated from the coding sequence GTGACCGACAACCAGAAGACCGACCGGTCAGACCGGCTCGCGGTCGATTGCGCGGTGGTCGACGGCATCCGTGTCGTGACCGTGCGGGGCGAGATCGACCAGGACGTGAAGGACGCCCTCGGAAGGGCTCTGACGTCCAAGGAAGGCGCGGTGCCGCCTCTTCGAGTCGTTGCGGATCTCAGCGGTGTGACGTTCATGGACTCCAGCGGGATCAACGTCTTCGTCGCCGCTCACAGGCACGTGCGGGACGTCCAGGGGTGGCTGCGCATCGCAGGAGCCCAAGAGCCCGTCATGCGTGTGCTGCAGATTGTCGGCCTCGACTCGGTGGTTGCCTGCCACCCGACGACCGAGCAGGCACTGAACGCCTGA